The Salegentibacter sp. Hel_I_6 region TGAATTCCGTGATTATTCCCAGCCAGTAATTAAACTAAAACCATTAAATCATAGCGAAATATTTGTTCTACTTAAAAATTTAAAAGAGATTTTTGATTCAAATTATGATGTCCAAATCAATATCAATGATGATGATATAAAACTCTATATGGAAGAAGTTTTTAATAAGCCCGGTGCTGATGAATTTCTTACCCCTCGTGAAGTTATAAGAGACTTTTTAAATATTTTAAATATTTTAAGGCAAAATCCTTCAGCTGATAAAAAAGACTTGATATCCCGAATTGAGGTTTCTGATGAGCGTCCGGAAGAGTATATAGATTCAATAGAAGAGTTATAATGGCGTATAAGTTATTGTCAGAACCTATAAGGAAATATATTAGAGCACAGGGATGGGAAGCTCTTAGACCTATTCAGGCAGCAGCAATACAAAAAATTACATCTACTGACCTTAATTATATTTTAGCATCTAAGACAGCCTCAGGAAAAACCGAAGCCGCTTTTCTTCCAATACTTTCTAGCACTAATTTTAATGAGAAGGGAGTTCAGGTATTATATATTTCTCCCCTCATAGCCCTTATTAATGACCAAGTCAATAGAGTTGAAGACTTATGTAAAAACCTAGAAATAAATGTCACCAAATGGCATGGAGAGGCTAACAGGTCTCTAAAGAAAAAATTGATAAAAAATCCTAATGGAATTGTATTAATTACTCCTGAGTCAATTGAGGCAATGTTTGTAAATGCACCGTATAACATCACTAATCTATTCGGCAACTTAAAATTTATAATTATTGATGAAATCCATTCTTTTTTAGGAGTAGACCGTGGCCTCCAACTGATGTCATTACTTTATAGAATTCAAAAAGAAGCCAGTCAAAACATACGTGTTATTGGACTCTCTGCTACGATTGGGGATGATAACTATATCCACGCAAAAAAATTGACGGGTAATGCACCAAATACTAAGGTTTTATTGGACAGGACGAAAAAACCTACTATAGCAAAATTTAAATTCTATGAATCCACTTCAAAAGAGTTACCTCTAGACTTATTGAAGGATCTATACCTGGAAACTAAAGAAAATAAAGCCTTGATCTTTCCAAATAGTCGTGGTAGAACCGAAGAGGTTGCAGTAAAACTGCATAGAATATCAGATAGACTCAATGGACATAAAAACTACTTCTCTCACCATTCTTCAGTCGATAAAGAAATTCGAGAAAGTGTAGAATTTTTTGCTAAGAACAATATAAGAAACAACTTTTGTATTTCTGCGACTTCAACATTGGAATTAGGAATTGATATTGGAACAGTAGAGAAAATAATTCAAATTGACTCTACACATTCTGTAGCATCATTAGTGCAAAGAATTGGTCGGAGTGGCCGTAAAGACGGGCAGAAAAGTATGGTATGCCTATATGCCACTGACAAATGGAGCCTTTTACAATCCCTTGCTTGCTGGAGCTTATACCAAAAGGACTTTTTGGAACCTATCCATACTGCATTAAAGGCTTATGATATTTTATTACACCAATTATTATCTATCGTAAAGCAATATTCAGGAATCGAGATTAAAAATCTGGCCAATCTGCTCTCTACAAATCCAGTTTTTGAAAGTATTTCTACGGATGAAATTGAAAAACTCATTAATTATTCAATTGATGAAGATTATCTTGAGAAGATACGAAGTGAACTTATTTTAGGACTGGCGGGTGAAAAAATTGTCAATTCCCGAGATTTTTACAGTGTTTTTAATACTGAACCAGATTTCAAGGTAATCCATTCAGGAAGAAAAGTTGGACAAATTCCTTTCTCTCCTCAAATCAAGGTCAATGAAAATCTGCTTTTAGCAGCGAAAATCTGGAAAATTAAGGACATTGATTTTAAAGGTGGTATAATAGAAGTTATACCGGCGAAAGATGGCAAAGCGCCATCCTTTTCTGGAGGAGCTGGGGGAATACACCAAGAAGTTAGAAAAGAGATGTTGAAAATATTAAAATCACAAGCCGATTATGAAGAGTTAAATCAAGAATGCATAGATATTTTGAGCGAACTTAGATTTGAATTTAAAAAATTTCTAATTCAAAATTTTGATACGGACCGCCCCCTGATTAAAAAAGAAAACCAATTTGTATTCTATACATTTTCAGGTACCAAAATAAATAGGAGCCTATCTTTCCTTCTGGGAGTTTCAGGGACCGATGTAATATTAAATGATAACAACAGCTCCTTAGAAATACATGCAGACTCCTTTTCCAAAGTCATCTCGGAAATTAAAAAGAATTACAATAATGTAGACTTACATTTAAAGGAAAAGCTTTTGGAAAATGATAATTTATTAGCCTTTTCTAAATGGGGAATTTATTTGCCTTTGGATTACAAGACCGAAATCGTAAAAGAAAGATATTTCGATTTTGAAGGAGCAATTAATTTAATTGAAAATTTAAATATAGTAGAGCATAAACGGGCAACATAATATATTCCTGCTAAGAGTTAGTAGTTTTATAGTTCTAAAATATTCCTAAAGAGCATAATATTGATAGTTTCGATAAGCCATTAATTTTATTTAATTTTTCTGAAAAATTGGTGTCAGGTAAAGGTCAGTGATATATTTCCATACCCGTTCAGCCCATTTCCACGGCATTTCGCAAAAGCTTCATTCCGGGAAAAGCGCTTCTCTACAAAGGTCTTGGACACCATCGAAGAAATTGCGACTTCCATTACGCTAATCCGATGAAAAATCGGATCGCTTCATTCCACTCGAAGTTTTTCGATGAAGTCCGCTTGATTGAGGTCCAGATCATAGTTCTTCCTTCCCAACAAAGTGGTGGTGTTTCCTGAGCTATATTCAACATCATCCTTACGCCCCTCCCCTTTTTAGGATGCAAATAACAACATCCTTTCCTGTACAGCGGCATAAAGCCGATTCGGCTTTGCCTACTCTTTTTATACGCTTTACCAGGCCAGGATGTTGTAATGCAAATGCATCGAAAAAAGGTAATGTGACGGCGCTATAGGAAGTAAATCTATAAGGAAACGGTAGCCTCTGTTCAACACCTGAAAAAGCTTTGATCGAGTCTATGGTTAAAATTCAAAAAAAAGGAAAATGCTCTAGATATAATAAGTAAATCTATTTAAAAATGAATTCAATGAAGGTTAGGTTATCTATTCTAAAACTGGATATGTTTTTTAAAGATAACAGTGGAAATTTTTGAATGGTTTTTAGTCTCCTTATTCAAAAATCTGCGTTTTCAAAATTCTTGATTTGATTCAAATTTTAAATTTTACCTCAAATTAAATCAAAATACACCAAATCAAACGAAAATTTCATTTTCAAAAACACCCCAGAAATAGTATTTTAAAGTACTGATTTTCTGTTTCATACCATTACAGAGATTCTTCGGTTTTGACTTTCGCTAAATAATAAAATGCTTCGAAAAGGAATAGGGTTTTCCTTGATTCCTTTTTTCAAAAAAGCAGTTGGTGCAAACCAACATGTATGAAAAATTTTGTCCCGCCTGCGGGACGAAATCGAATGTCGAGTAGGTAAAGGGGAATTTCACCCCTAAACCTCTCACAGAACCGTACGTGAATCTCTCAATTCATACGGCTCCTCTCAGCCAAGACTTTAAGGTTTAAGCCCTGAATATTGCCAATGTTCAAACAGGTAAGGTTCGAGCCTGCATATTTTCTGTAGATGTCGTAGCGCAAGGACCCACTGCTTTCGCTTAAACCTACGGTACTTATTACGTATCCATTTTGTCAAGCGAATGTGCAATGTTCTAAATAGCTTCTTAAGGCCTCCCAGTCGAAATTTACCGTAGTAGTTTATCCATCCTCTGATTTTAGGCCTCAACAGAGATGCAATTTTGTTCAACGTGAACTGTACCATTTTATGAATGTTCATCCTGAAGAGCTCTTCATTTATCCTGTTGATGCTTTTCTGACTGATGGCAGGGGTGAAACCTAGTTTCATTATGCCCCTTATTTTGACTACTCTGGGTTTAAAGGTGTGGCCCAGAAAATCGAACTTCTGGAACTTGACTTTAAACCTTGGTCTTTTCTTCTGATTTCTGCGACAGTAAACTATTCTTGTCTTCTCCTGATTCACTTCCAGTTTACACTCTTTGAATCGTCTTTCGATTTCTTCAAGAAGTCGATTAGCTTGAGGCAAGTGGTAACAATGAACCACAATGTCATCAGCGTAACGTTCAAACTGGATATCAGGATAACGCTTTTGGATCCACTTGTCGAATACAATATCCATAAAGATATTAGCTAATACAGGACTGATTACTCCGCCCTGTGGTGTGCCTTTACCATTTGGATTATGCAGCGTTCCATCCGATAATTGCACTGGTGCCTCCAGCCACCTTTTCACGTAAAGCAAAATATGCTTCTCCTGTGTATGGTGCTGAACAGCTTTCAGTAGCAGTTCATGATCAATATTGTCATAAAATCCTTTTATGTCCAAATCAATGGCCCAGCTATATCGTAAACAATTTATACGACATTGGCTCAAGGCATCATGTGCAGATTTCCTGGGACGATACCCAAAACTGCTTGGACTAAAGGTGTGATCAACTATTGTGTTTAACTGCGATGCAATTACTTGTTGGGCAACCCGATCAACTACAGTGGGAATACCCAAGGGTCTCATTTTACCTTTCCCTTTTGGGATTAGTACCTGTCGAACAGGTTTAGGGAAGTAACTCCCACTGGCCATCCTGTTCCATAATGGGTACAGATATTTCCGTGGTTGACTACTTACTGTTTCAATGGATAATCCATCTACTCCAGCACTCCCTTTGTTGGCTTTTATTCTCTTAAAAGCTTCATTTACCTGCAACCTGCTAATAGGTTGCGTCTTGTGTTCTTCATTAAAAATCATCCTTAAATTTCTTTAAGTTGTAATACAATAAATGAACATGCTTGAGTGAAGTCCTTTGCTCACAAGATGATTAATCTTGTTCTCTAGAGTATTTTCGCTACTACGACTTCATCCGTCCCAATACCTAACGTCGCTACTTTCTGGTTCTTCCGCTTCGGGATTTTTACCATTTTTGCTTCTCATTTAGATATTGGTTCTCCTGTTCCTTGATAATGCCTGAGTATGATTCTTGCCTCCTATATGCCGGGTGTCGTATGGTCAGTAATCAGGTATCCACCATACTTAATCTCTCGGAGCTGCTCTCTCCTCGATTTTGACACCGTAAAGGTCACTTTCGACACGTCCATAGAGGTTCACTTACGTTCAACTCCCATACTCTCACCAGATCTTGTCGCTCAGTACCTGTTCTCTTAAAACAAGCACCACAAGGCGGTTTGAACAATACGCCTGAACATCTTGTTCGATAGGCCAACATTTTACGAAACGGTACCGTGAGACTTCTAACTTACCATCTGAAAATGGGGTTAGCTCGTTTCTGTTTCTTCATAAAATTCTATCATCATTATCAAAGTTATGTTATCATTTCAATGAACTTTTAGGTTCTATTATACTCCCGTGATAACTCAGGACACACAGCAAGAGGGTAACACGTTGCACGGTGTTATTCGATTTCTTTTTTGGCAAAACCCTGTGTTTATAGGGCTTTCTAAAATTTAAATTTTAAAAAGTATCCACCCGACTGGATATACCCCACTGGAAAGGCTCGTAAAACAAAGGTGGCCATAGCCAGTAAATAGTAAAATAGTATCCATTATGGCGAAATCAAGACTACAATTAAAAGCAAATACGGCAAAGCGGTTCCGGGAGTTTTCTAAGAAAAACAGTAGCAACCAGTCTGAAACTTTAGACCTAGTCCTGGACTTTTTTGAGCAAAATAACCTCTCTCCTTTTGAAACTTTAGTGCCCTCAAAAGTGAGCCTGGAACAACTGATTAAAAAAAGGATCGATGCCGTGATCGCCATCCTTAAAAATATTGAGAAGACCCAGACCAAACCGAGCTTGTTAATGCTGGAGTTACTAATGGAAGGGCGATCGGTTCCAAAACTTCAAGTGGCCAAAAAAGAAAACATTGTTGCTACTGATAAAAAAAGCCTGGCACAATTGGAATTGGAAATTTCCAGGCTTGAGGAGTTATTAAAAACTACCAAAAGAGATCTGGAGTACCTCATTCAAAATGTAGAAATAAAGAGTAATGCTTTTGGATCAGATTATCTAAAACTCAATATCCCTCGGTCAGAATTTGAACATTATAAAATAGCCATCAAACAAAAAATCTAATGTATATCAGCATCTCTCCTCAGAAAACCGGTGCCGCTTTTTCCAAAAGTGCAGGGGATTTTGTGAACTATCTGGAAAAAGAAAACGAAGGAAAAAGCCCGATGGAAAAGGAATATTTCTTTAATCAGTATGATGATAATATAAAACCCTACGAAGTGATTAAAGGAATTGATGGGAATACTGCGAAATTAAAAACCAAAGAGCCCAAATATTACTCGATTACTATGAGTCCCAGCCAGTACGAATTAAAACACATTCGTAACAATCCTGAAAAGCTAAAGGCCTTTGTCCGTGACGCGATGAAGGAGTATGCCGCGTCTTTCAATCGGGAAATAGGTGGCAGGCCTGTGGGTGTTGATGACCTGAAATATTACGCTAAAATTGAATACGAGCGAACTTATAAAAGTAACGATATAGCAGTAAAAGAAAATAAACCCTATAGCAAGCAAATAGCGCACCTTAAAAATGAACTTCGGAAGGTAGAACGTGGGGAGATTTCAGGGCGCACCAGGAAACTTGAAAATAAAATTCAAAAGCTAGTCCGGGATGCGCCTTATAAAATCCAAGGCAAGGTGATAGAACCGGGAATGAAAAAGGAAGGACTGCAAAGTCATGTCCATATTATCGTAAGCCGAAAAGATGCCTCAAACAAATACAGTCTTTCTCCCGGTAGTAAATACAAAGCTTCTGAAGTGGAGATGCATGGTAAAATGGTCAAGCGGGGTTTTGAGCGGGATCGCTTTTTTCAGAATTCTGAAAAAGCTTTTGACAAGATGTTCCAGTACAACCGGAATTATGTGGAAAGTTATGCTGCTAAAAAGATGCTGAGTAAAGATCTAAAACAATATTTTTTAGGCTTAAAAAACCTGGGGATCAATGAGAAAAAGATCGCTTTTAAAATGATCCGACAAGCGGGCTTGCAGTTGCCCGTATTAAACCTGCCGACTAATAAAGTTGGTTTCATCTATAAACAATTAAAAAAAGTCATCGAAACCGGTATTAAATCAAGTTCTATCGGTTATTAAAATTAACTGTTATGCTGTCAATTATTCTTTTTTTTAATGCAACACCTGGAATTGAATTTTCCCAAAGATATGAAGAAGCAAAAGCGATATACAAAACTGAAAACTTACGGACATGAGCCAAGTCAATTACATTAGCCACTTAAATGGGGTATTGCGTAAATTCGCTGATGATGACAATATCTCGTCTTCTCACCGCAGTTTATACCTAGCATTTTTTGAATTGTGGAACCAAAAACGTTTTCCAAAGACGATTATGCTTAACAGTAAACAGGTGATGGCACTGGCCAAAATACGTTCCAGAACGACCTACCACAAATTACTTCGGGACCTAACAAACTGGGGATATCTTAAATACCATCCCTCCACTAGTCCACATATGGGATCGCTCGTGGAGATGTCCAGATTTGATACACAACCTGATCAAAAAATGGACAGGACTTATCCAGTTTCTGAACAGGTACCTGTCCAAAAATTGGTATCTTTTAATAAACATAAGAGTAAACATATAATAAACTCTTTTATAAATACTTGTCCAAAAAATGAACAAGAGGTTATTGAGTTTTTCAGAGAAGAAAAAAGAAGCGTCCTGGAGGCTAAAAATTTCTATAATTTTTATGAATCCATAGGCTGGAAATTAAATGGTAAAAATCCGATCACAAACTGGCAGGCCTGTGCCCGAAATTGGATGCTAAAGGCTAATGAGATAAAAAAAGAGCTAAAGTCTAATTCACTGTCCCGATGGAGGGACAACTTGCATACTAGTAAGGATAAAAATTATGGAGAGCCGTTATAGGGAGATAGGCTAATTACTGCTTTATGTATAATAAATTCAAACCAATTATGAATTTTTCAATAATAATAGTAATATCCTTCAATATCAAAATACTGAAGGATATTATTTCTAAGGTACGCTCATTATTTAAGATTACAGATAAATACCCGAATTTTAATAAAGTGTATAATTGAGATGAATCCCTAATCGTTGAATGGCTTCCACATTCCCCGAATTCAAATTTTGGACAATGGGCAGCATAAGGTTTACGCCCATAGAAAACCTATTATAACTCGTTTCCAGGCCTAACCTCCCAAAAACAATATCACCTTTAGTATCTCTTACCCCTTGCCCGTAATTTTTGTTTTCCCCAAAAACTTCCCCAGAAATTCCAACAGCAGGGGTTAACCCCCAAATCGAATTTGTGGTAATATTTTTGTAAATATTAATCCCGTAATTTAACTGATTTCCAAATTCATAAGCATCAGCATTTTCGGTTTTAATGGTATAATTAAGCAGCGCCCCGGCACCCCAGGTTTTATAAGTTACCAAATAATCTGTAGCAAAAATATAATCCCAGCTACCGGTACCTACCTGGAAACCGGGATTTACACTGCCTTCGTTATTAGCCCTGTTGTATTCCCCTGTAGGAGCCTTTAAACCACCTCCAAGTGACAAACTATGTTTGAACAAAACTTCCTGCTCGGGCAACCATCCATCCATCTTTGGGCTAATAAGTTTATAAAAAGCCAGGATATTGATATCGCCCAGCCCTGAAATATTTTGGGTTTCCCCATCTTCAAATTGCCTATTATGAAAATGGTAGGGAAGGATGGCATTTAGCGTTATTTTTTCTGAAACCTTTATTTGGGACCAAGCTTGCAGGGTATTAAAATGTTCATCGATCCAGGGGGAATTGTTATAAATCCCATCTAAGGACCGGTAATGTTGATTGATGTAGCGCAGTCCCACAAAATTATTGTTCAACAGGGTACCATACCCCATACTCCCGCCATTCCCACTACAGCCGCAAATATCACATTCTTCCCAATAGTTCAAAGTTTCAAAAACAGAAAGACTGTCTTTTACTTTAGCACTGCCCTTTAGCGGAAATATCCACAAAAGACTTATTATAAATACGGTTTTAATATTCAGCAAATCGTTCATCATTTAAATAAGTTTCATCGGTAAGGGTGTTCATAAAAGCCAGCAAAGCTTCTTTTTCTTCTTCGCTGAGATTAATCCCCAACCTGTTATTTTGTTTTAAAATTGGATCCAGGGTTTCTGAATCATGCACGCCACTGTCATAAAAATCAAGTACCGATTCCAGGCTTCCAAAGCGGCCATCGTGCATATAAGGAGCGGTAACCGCAACATTCCTAAGGCTTGGCACTTTAAATTTATAGCGGTCGCTTTTACTGCCACTTACTTCTTCCCTCCCCACATCATTAATCCCTGGGTAAGGCGGCAATCCGTTATTCCTAAAGGCATCATCGGTAAATAAATCAGAAGTATGGCAACTGGCGCATTTTTGCTGAAAAACTTCTAATCCATACTTTTCCTTATCGGTAAAATCACCACCGTTTTCGCCACGCACATGCTTATCGTATTTGCTATCGGCTGAAATCATCATCACCATAAATTGAGATAAGGCTTTAAGCATATTTTCATTATTTACCGCTTCATTCGTAAAAGCCGCGGCAAACAGCTGCCGGTACTCCGAATCGTTTCTAAGTTTAGCAATTACATTTGTCATCGTTTCCCCCATTTCCACTTCATTAGTTATGGGAATAATGGGAAATAAATCTAAATGCGAAGTAGCGCCGTCCCATGCAAATTCCTTCTGAAAAGCCATATTTTGGATGGCCGGTGCATTTCTTATTCCTTCCAGATCGTCTATACCGTGGCTAAACTGATGCCCGTGATGGGTAAAGGCAAAACGTTGCTCGTGGCAAAAGCCACAGGAAATAAATCCATTTCCAGATAAACCCCCTTCATAGAATAGTTTCTTCCCCAACTGAAACCCGTTTTTTGTAGGCGGATTGGCTTCCAAATCGTAGGTCATAGCCGGAAAATTAGAAGGAATATTCACTTCTAAATTTTCATCTATCGGGATATATTCCGCCTCTTCTTTTGAGCAGCTGAACAGCAATAGGCCACAAATTACCGGTAATAAGCGCTTTTTTAGAAAGTAAAATTTCCCCGAAGATGAGTTCGGGGAAATTCTTGGCTTAATGGTG contains the following coding sequences:
- a CDS encoding cytochrome-c peroxidase; translation: MRWKCLAFTISTMEKVVTIKPRISPNSSSGKFYFLKKRLLPVICGLLLFSCSKEEAEYIPIDENLEVNIPSNFPAMTYDLEANPPTKNGFQLGKKLFYEGGLSGNGFISCGFCHEQRFAFTHHGHQFSHGIDDLEGIRNAPAIQNMAFQKEFAWDGATSHLDLFPIIPITNEVEMGETMTNVIAKLRNDSEYRQLFAAAFTNEAVNNENMLKALSQFMVMMISADSKYDKHVRGENGGDFTDKEKYGLEVFQQKCASCHTSDLFTDDAFRNNGLPPYPGINDVGREEVSGSKSDRYKFKVPSLRNVAVTAPYMHDGRFGSLESVLDFYDSGVHDSETLDPILKQNNRLGINLSEEEKEALLAFMNTLTDETYLNDERFAEY
- the ltrA gene encoding group II intron reverse transcriptase/maturase — protein: MIFNEEHKTQPISRLQVNEAFKRIKANKGSAGVDGLSIETVSSQPRKYLYPLWNRMASGSYFPKPVRQVLIPKGKGKMRPLGIPTVVDRVAQQVIASQLNTIVDHTFSPSSFGYRPRKSAHDALSQCRINCLRYSWAIDLDIKGFYDNIDHELLLKAVQHHTQEKHILLYVKRWLEAPVQLSDGTLHNPNGKGTPQGGVISPVLANIFMDIVFDKWIQKRYPDIQFERYADDIVVHCYHLPQANRLLEEIERRFKECKLEVNQEKTRIVYCRRNQKKRPRFKVKFQKFDFLGHTFKPRVVKIRGIMKLGFTPAISQKSINRINEELFRMNIHKMVQFTLNKIASLLRPKIRGWINYYGKFRLGGLKKLFRTLHIRLTKWIRNKYRRFKRKQWVLALRHLQKICRLEPYLFEHWQYSGLKP
- a CDS encoding DEAD/DEAH box helicase codes for the protein MAYKLLSEPIRKYIRAQGWEALRPIQAAAIQKITSTDLNYILASKTASGKTEAAFLPILSSTNFNEKGVQVLYISPLIALINDQVNRVEDLCKNLEINVTKWHGEANRSLKKKLIKNPNGIVLITPESIEAMFVNAPYNITNLFGNLKFIIIDEIHSFLGVDRGLQLMSLLYRIQKEASQNIRVIGLSATIGDDNYIHAKKLTGNAPNTKVLLDRTKKPTIAKFKFYESTSKELPLDLLKDLYLETKENKALIFPNSRGRTEEVAVKLHRISDRLNGHKNYFSHHSSVDKEIRESVEFFAKNNIRNNFCISATSTLELGIDIGTVEKIIQIDSTHSVASLVQRIGRSGRKDGQKSMVCLYATDKWSLLQSLACWSLYQKDFLEPIHTALKAYDILLHQLLSIVKQYSGIEIKNLANLLSTNPVFESISTDEIEKLINYSIDEDYLEKIRSELILGLAGEKIVNSRDFYSVFNTEPDFKVIHSGRKVGQIPFSPQIKVNENLLLAAKIWKIKDIDFKGGIIEVIPAKDGKAPSFSGGAGGIHQEVRKEMLKILKSQADYEELNQECIDILSELRFEFKKFLIQNFDTDRPLIKKENQFVFYTFSGTKINRSLSFLLGVSGTDVILNDNNSSLEIHADSFSKVISEIKKNYNNVDLHLKEKLLENDNLLAFSKWGIYLPLDYKTEIVKERYFDFEGAINLIENLNIVEHKRAT
- a CDS encoding BfmA/BtgA family mobilization protein is translated as MAKSRLQLKANTAKRFREFSKKNSSNQSETLDLVLDFFEQNNLSPFETLVPSKVSLEQLIKKRIDAVIAILKNIEKTQTKPSLLMLELLMEGRSVPKLQVAKKENIVATDKKSLAQLELEISRLEELLKTTKRDLEYLIQNVEIKSNAFGSDYLKLNIPRSEFEHYKIAIKQKI
- the mobB gene encoding MobB family relaxase gives rise to the protein MYISISPQKTGAAFSKSAGDFVNYLEKENEGKSPMEKEYFFNQYDDNIKPYEVIKGIDGNTAKLKTKEPKYYSITMSPSQYELKHIRNNPEKLKAFVRDAMKEYAASFNREIGGRPVGVDDLKYYAKIEYERTYKSNDIAVKENKPYSKQIAHLKNELRKVERGEISGRTRKLENKIQKLVRDAPYKIQGKVIEPGMKKEGLQSHVHIIVSRKDASNKYSLSPGSKYKASEVEMHGKMVKRGFERDRFFQNSEKAFDKMFQYNRNYVESYAAKKMLSKDLKQYFLGLKNLGINEKKIAFKMIRQAGLQLPVLNLPTNKVGFIYKQLKKVIETGIKSSSIGY
- a CDS encoding transporter, with translation MMNDLLNIKTVFIISLLWIFPLKGSAKVKDSLSVFETLNYWEECDICGCSGNGGSMGYGTLLNNNFVGLRYINQHYRSLDGIYNNSPWIDEHFNTLQAWSQIKVSEKITLNAILPYHFHNRQFEDGETQNISGLGDINILAFYKLISPKMDGWLPEQEVLFKHSLSLGGGLKAPTGEYNRANNEGSVNPGFQVGTGSWDYIFATDYLVTYKTWGAGALLNYTIKTENADAYEFGNQLNYGINIYKNITTNSIWGLTPAVGISGEVFGENKNYGQGVRDTKGDIVFGRLGLETSYNRFSMGVNLMLPIVQNLNSGNVEAIQRLGIHLNYTLY